The DNA region CCTTTGAAGGAAGAGGTTCCTGAAGGGATGGGTGGGATCATTGAGCAAGTGGCCGATTATCGAAACTACGATAATTCAATTGGATTTTCCTTCCGCTTCTTTGCAACGGGAATGAATGCGAATCCGGATATTAAATTACTTGCAATTAATGGTGTGGAGCCTAGCCCCGAAAATATTGCGAGTGGTACCTATCCTTTTACAGCTTCACTCTATGCAATTTCGCTCAAAGATAACCCTAAATCAACCATTGACCCATTCCTTGCATGGATGAAGGGGCAACAAGGACAAGAGATTATTGAAAAAATTGGCTATATTAAGATTGGAGAATAAATTTCGCCCCTCTAGAGAGAGCATCTACAAAAAGGTAGATGCTTTTTCACTTTATGAAAAGGTAATTTACGAAGGCATTATTAGAGGAGTTTTGAGGCTAAAAGGAGAAGGGTAAAGATACAGACAAATTTAACGAAGGTGGCGCTGTCCATGTGTTTAGTATTAATTGCTTACAAGGTTCACCCTGAATATCCGCTAATCGTTGCTGCCAATCGAGATGAATTTTTTCAAAGGCCAACTGCTCCCGCTCATTATTGGGAGGATCATCCCGATATTTTCGCTGGACGTGATTTAGAAAAAATGGGGACATGGATGGGGGTCACCAACAGCGGCCGTTTCGCTGCATTGACGAACTATCGGGACCCAAAGGAGGAAACAGAGGGGAAACGTTCACGTGGAGAGTTAGTGGCAGATGCCCTGCAATACAAGGGTCAATTAAAGGAATATATGGTTGGCCTAATGAATAATAATGAGTTGTACCCTGGCTATAATTTATTGGCAGGGAATCACAAGGAGCTATTCTATTATTCTAATATTGGACGAGAGCTCCTAAAGGTCGAGCCGGGTATTTATGGTGTGAGCAATCATTTATTAAATACAGAGTGGCCAAAGGTGAGAATAGGTAAGGAAGGTTTGTCCCAAATAATTAATCATCGACCGGAAAATATGGCTGAGGGGCTATTGAACCTTCTAAAAAATGCAGACCCAGCTCCGGATGAGCTTTTACCTAACACGGGTGTTTCTTTAGAATGGGAAAGGATGCTTTCGCCATTGCACATCAAAAGTGAGGAGTACGGTACTCGGAGTTCGACGGTGATGTTGATGGCAGATAAAGAGATTCAATACACAGAACGGGTCTTTTCAAAGGGCGCTGTAAATGAACACCACCAAATCATCCATTTATAAAAATAAACATATAAATAGATTAGGGTATCCCTCAGTGTATGAGAGGGTACCCTTGTTTTAATTTTGTCATGTTTATGAGAATTCCTCTGTGTTCAAATGTGACGGAAAACCAGGATTTAAATCAAAAAAGGAATCGATTAAATAGTTTTTCCCTTCCTTACTTTTTAATAGATACATCGCATGGCCAAGTCGATGAATTTTCATGAACGACCTCCTCAAACATTGTTTACACTATTCTATTTTTGAAAAAGAAAAATAAGAACGAGTTTGATAGGTTATTAGGGACAAAGCAAAGGGACATCAGTCGATTTTACTGGTGTCTCCATTTGTTTAATAGGTTAAAGAATTAAAGCATTTGATTCGTTTCAGAGGTTTGGTTATCAAAGAAACCTAACGCATATTTAATTCCTTCCTCCACTTCAACTGTATCATATCCTTGTAGATCCTCATGGGTAATTTCTAGCTTTGTTGCCATTAAGGAGTAGCCACTGTCTAGGTTAATATCAAGTGTTACTTCATACCCGCTCGTTGTTTTGGTTATACCCGTAATGTCATAATCGCGAATAGGAGCTCCTGTTGCATATTCCAACGGTTCTAATTCGAACATAATTAATACCCCCTAAATTATTCTTCCAACCATTTCTGAAATAGCTTTACCATTAAATAAAAAAAGATACCGAATTGACGGTATCCTTCTTACATATTATTTATTCCTCGGTTATTTCATTTTTGCTGGTTGTCTTTGTATCAACAGGCTTTTTAACACCTTTACTGACATAAGGTTTGGCTTTTGCTTTTTTTGCGCCAGCTTGCCAACGAGTCCAACCTTTTTTTCCCGTTCCTCTGCCGGTTCCACCTTTAGCCTTAGCTTTACTCATTATTACCACTCCATTATTATAGTAGGATCTCAAGTACATCCTGTTGCAGACCTACGAATTCGTTAGTGTATCCCATTATACTCTTCCAGTCCCATTTCTGAAATAGCTTATGCAAAAAATGGTGGAGATAAACATTCTTTTATTCGCTTTTGCTAGCGCTAACTATGATGTTCATAAGGAAATCATACAAATTATAAAATAAATTTGTTAAATAAAATGATACTTTGTCTAATGACTGCCTTCGAAAGTATTATATAATTTATGTTAACTGAATATTTATATAATTTAATGATAAAATTCCCGTGGAACAAAAACAAACTGTTGGTCGTTTGGTTACTTACTATTTGTATGTCTAGTAATGGAAAAGGAGTGATTTGATGCAGCGACAAAAGCTTTTGATTAATGGGGAAAGACTTATGAATGAATTGGAACGGTTTGCAAATTTTGGACGTACAGAAAACAATGGTGTCACTCGGTTGTCACTATCAGAAGAGGACCGTCTGGCAAGGGGATTTTTTCGGACCTGTTGTAAAGAATTAGGTTTAGCAATTACTGTAGATGATATGGGATGTATGTATGCAACCCTAGATGGTATCGAAAATAAACCACCTATCGTTATAGGGTCCCATCTTGATTCAGTAAAAAAAGGCGGCCGCTTTGATGGGGTATTAGGGGTATTGGCGGGTCTAGAGGTAGTGAGGACGTTGGTTGAAAATAAGATAAAACCGCAAATTCCTGTAACAATTGTTAACTTTACCAACGAAGAGGGTGCGAGATTTGAGCCTTCGATGATGGCATCAGGTGTGCTCTCAGGGAAATTTGATAAATCTGTGATGTTAAAAAAGGTAGATTCAGAGGGTATTACCTTCGAGGAAGCATTGCAGTCAAGCGGCTTTGCAGGAGAAATAGAAAACCGTCTAAAAGAGGCAACGGCCTTTTTAGAATTGCATATTGAACAAGGACCGATACTTGAAAGAGAAGCCCTTTCGATTGGAATCGTTGAATGTGTAGTGGGGATGGCCTGCTATGACATTGAAATTACAGGTGAGTCCGACCATGCAGGAACAACACCAATGAACATGAGAAAGGATGCGCTGTTTGCAGCCAATAATTTAATCACTGAGATACGCAAACGGTTAGGCTCACTTGATAGTGAATTGGTATTTACGATTGGAAGGGTTAATGTGTACCCGAGTATCCATACGGTTATTCCGAATAAGGTGGTATTTTCTTTAGAAGCGAGACATAAAGACCCAGAGGTTGTTAGTGCGGTAAAGGATTTCATTCACGAACTACCATATTTAGGTTTAAATGAGGGCTGTGAAGTCAAAACAACAAAGTTATGGGAACGTGACACTGTTTGGTTTGAACCGGAAATCTGTAACCAACTAGAACAATCGGCGAAGTCACTAGGCTATACAAACAAAAGAATGGTCAGCGGGGCAGGACATGACGCGCAATTCATCGCCACCTACATCCCATCCGCGATGCTATTCGTCCCAAGCATAAACGGCAAAAGTCACAGCGAAGAAGAACTAACCACCTGGGAAGACTGCGAAAAAGGCGTCAACGTCCTGTTAGATACAGTCCTGGCGTTGTTATCAAAATAATTACATGAATAAATGGGTGTATAAATGAATGTATAATGAATAATTGGTGACAGGCACCGCTCGTGGATAAATCCGTCGAAGTTCCCCTTTGTGATGCCCACCAAATGAAAATATTTATTTATTATAATGGGTGAGCAAAGCTTGGATAAACTATCCAGGCTTTTTTATAACCCATTCAAGTATGGTGACATAAAATAGGTGACTGGTACCGTTCGTGACATATGTCCGCCTGGAATGGACAGTATAGTCAGTTTGGATTTCAATACTTTGTCATTTAATGCTCTTAAGTTTGTCACATAACTTGTGAAAAGATTCACAAATTAGGATTATAATGATGTCATGTTATTAATTCACCTATAGGGAGGAAATATAGATGTCTAAATTATTTACACCACTTAGAATTGGTCCTATCACGATAAAAAATAGATTTATGATGGCTCCAATGGAGAATGGCTTAGCTGCACCTGGAGGATTTGTTAATGATCGAATTATACGCTTCTTTGAAGAAAGAGCAAAAAACGAGGTAGGAATTATTCTTACAGGTTCTGTAGGCGTATCTCCAGAAGGAAGAGGCTTACCAACTCAATTAAGTAGCTATGATGATAAATTCATCCCTGGATTAAAAGAGCTTACTGATGCCATTCATAAAGCTGGTTCTAAAATAGGTGCACAAATTTATCATGCAGGTCGTCAGGCTTCAGAGGCGATTACTGGTATCCAACCAATTGCCCCTAGTGCGATTCCATGTGCCATAGTCGGCAATGATCCTCGTGAAATGACGGTTACTGAAATCTATGAAATGAAGGAAAAATTTATCCAATCTGCAAGGCGATGTGTTGAGGCGGGTTTTGATATGATTGAGATTCATTTCGCGCATGGATACCTACTGCACAGCTTCTTATCCCCGCATAGTAACAAGCGGATCGATGAATTTGGTGGCAGCTTAGAAAATCGGATGCGTTTTCCGATGGAAGTTCTTCAAGAAATTGTTCAGCTTTATGGTGATAAAGTGGCAGTAACGATTCGTATTAGTGCGGATGAATACTTGGAAGATGGCTTGAAATTTGATGAAGTTGTTACTATAACTCAAAAAGCAGTAGAAGTAGGGGCACAAGCGATTAGCCTAACGGCAGGAAGCTACGATGCTGTTGAATATACGATCCAACCAATGTTCATTGAGCAAGGATTCTTGGTTCCTTTTAGCCAAAAGTTAAAAGAATTGGTGGATGTACCTGTGATTGTTGCTGGTAGACTTAATAGTGCAGACTTAATTGAAGCGATTAGTGAAAATGAAGATGCAGACATGATTGCAATTGGACGTGGCCTTATTTCCGATGAAGAGCTTGTAGTGAAAATGAAAAATAAAGAATATGAGGAAATCCGTTATTGTGTCGCATGTAACCAAGGCTGTATTGATAACGTGTTCCAAGGTAAGGGAGTTACATGTTTAGTCAATGCAAGAGCAGGCTTTGAAGCGGAAAGAAACATCATTGAAGCCGATGAAAAGAAAAAGGTCGTCGTGATTGGTGCTGGACCAGCTGGTATGGAAGCAGCGCGAGTTGCCAGTCTCCGCGGACATGAAGTAACAATTATTGAAAAAGAAAAAAACTCAGGCGGTAAATTTGATACACTAGCAGCACCACCTGAAAAGGACTCATTCCTTTTATATAAAGATTATTTAACTAGTCAGCTAGACAAACTTAGCGTACAAATGGTTAAAGCCGATGTGAAGTCCGTGCAGGATATTGAAAAATATCAAGCAGATATTATCGTTGTTGCTACAGGTGCTCGCCAAACCGTTCCTCCAATCAAGGGGTCAGATTTGGTAAATGTATTATTGGCTGAAGATGTCCTGAATGGCCAAGAAGTTGGTGAAACGGTAGCAATAATTGGTGGAGGACTTGTGGGTACAGAAACAGCAAAGTACCTTTCTGATATGGGTAAAAAAGTAACTATCATTGAAATGGCAGATGCAATTGGTAATGGGGTAGGTCCAACCTTTGCA from Neobacillus sp. FSL H8-0543 includes:
- a CDS encoding NRDE family protein, with product MCLVLIAYKVHPEYPLIVAANRDEFFQRPTAPAHYWEDHPDIFAGRDLEKMGTWMGVTNSGRFAALTNYRDPKEETEGKRSRGELVADALQYKGQLKEYMVGLMNNNELYPGYNLLAGNHKELFYYSNIGRELLKVEPGIYGVSNHLLNTEWPKVRIGKEGLSQIINHRPENMAEGLLNLLKNADPAPDELLPNTGVSLEWERMLSPLHIKSEEYGTRSSTVMLMADKEIQYTERVFSKGAVNEHHQIIHL
- a CDS encoding DUF3934 family protein; the protein is MSKAKAKGGTGRGTGKKGWTRWQAGAKKAKAKPYVSKGVKKPVDTKTTSKNEITEE
- a CDS encoding Zn-dependent hydrolase — encoded protein: MQRQKLLINGERLMNELERFANFGRTENNGVTRLSLSEEDRLARGFFRTCCKELGLAITVDDMGCMYATLDGIENKPPIVIGSHLDSVKKGGRFDGVLGVLAGLEVVRTLVENKIKPQIPVTIVNFTNEEGARFEPSMMASGVLSGKFDKSVMLKKVDSEGITFEEALQSSGFAGEIENRLKEATAFLELHIEQGPILEREALSIGIVECVVGMACYDIEITGESDHAGTTPMNMRKDALFAANNLITEIRKRLGSLDSELVFTIGRVNVYPSIHTVIPNKVVFSLEARHKDPEVVSAVKDFIHELPYLGLNEGCEVKTTKLWERDTVWFEPEICNQLEQSAKSLGYTNKRMVSGAGHDAQFIATYIPSAMLFVPSINGKSHSEEELTTWEDCEKGVNVLLDTVLALLSK
- a CDS encoding FAD-dependent oxidoreductase, with the translated sequence MSKLFTPLRIGPITIKNRFMMAPMENGLAAPGGFVNDRIIRFFEERAKNEVGIILTGSVGVSPEGRGLPTQLSSYDDKFIPGLKELTDAIHKAGSKIGAQIYHAGRQASEAITGIQPIAPSAIPCAIVGNDPREMTVTEIYEMKEKFIQSARRCVEAGFDMIEIHFAHGYLLHSFLSPHSNKRIDEFGGSLENRMRFPMEVLQEIVQLYGDKVAVTIRISADEYLEDGLKFDEVVTITQKAVEVGAQAISLTAGSYDAVEYTIQPMFIEQGFLVPFSQKLKELVDVPVIVAGRLNSADLIEAISENEDADMIAIGRGLISDEELVVKMKNKEYEEIRYCVACNQGCIDNVFQGKGVTCLVNARAGFEAERNIIEADEKKKVVVIGAGPAGMEAARVASLRGHEVTIIEKEKNSGGKFDTLAAPPEKDSFLLYKDYLTSQLDKLSVQMVKADVKSVQDIEKYQADIIVVATGARQTVPPIKGSDLVNVLLAEDVLNGQEVGETVAIIGGGLVGTETAKYLSDMGKKVTIIEMADAIGNGVGPTFAGHLIEFLAKRNVEQITSAKVVEIMGDKVILADREVPADHVIIAAGYTPNSNLIDELKAAYPNVHTIGDVNKPRRIIDATEEGFLAAALI